The following are from one region of the Staphylococcus argenteus genome:
- a CDS encoding nucleoside recognition domain-containing protein: MLEVKYDMRTGHYTPIPNEPHYLVISHADKLTATEKAKLRLLIIKQKLDISLAESVVSSPIASKHAIEQLTLFQKERQHLRPKISATFLAWMLIFLMFALPIYIAYQFSDWFQNQYVSTWIEYLTQITLLNHDILQHILFGDYGVLSLGTYSLVWALPVVILISLSTAVIDQTGLKSWMIWAIEPSMLQIGLQGNDIVPLLEGFGCNAAAISQAAHQCHACSKTQCMSLISFGSSCSYQIGATLSIFSVAGKSWLFMPYLILVLLGGILHNRIWLKKNEQQHSIPMPYDRKLHMPNLRQMVLQMWQNVQMFIAQALPIFITICLIVSILSLTPILNVVSQVFTPVLSLLGISSELSPGILFSMIRKDGMLLFNMQQGSVLKELTVIQLLLLVFFSSTFTACSVTMTMLLKHLGGKSALKLIGKQMVTSLVLIISIGLISKVIMTAF, from the coding sequence ATGTTAGAAGTGAAATATGATATGAGAACGGGGCATTATACGCCCATACCTAATGAGCCTCATTATTTGGTTATTAGTCATGCGGATAAACTTACCGCAACAGAAAAAGCAAAATTAAGATTACTAATTATTAAACAGAAATTAGATATTTCATTAGCGGAAAGTGTTGTTTCTTCACCCATTGCAAGCAAACATGCGATTGAACAATTAACTTTATTTCAAAAAGAGCGTCAACATTTAAGACCGAAAATAAGCGCGACATTTTTAGCTTGGATGTTGATATTTTTAATGTTTGCTTTGCCTATCTATATAGCGTATCAATTTTCAGATTGGTTTCAAAATCAGTATGTATCAACATGGATAGAATATTTAACTCAAATAACATTGCTCAATCACGATATTTTACAGCATATATTATTTGGTGATTACGGTGTGTTATCACTTGGGACATATTCTCTCGTATGGGCATTGCCAGTTGTCATATTGATTAGTTTATCAACTGCTGTTATTGATCAAACAGGACTCAAATCATGGATGATATGGGCAATTGAACCGTCAATGTTACAGATAGGATTACAAGGGAATGATATCGTGCCGCTATTAGAAGGATTTGGATGTAATGCAGCAGCCATTTCACAAGCGGCACATCAATGTCATGCTTGTTCAAAGACGCAGTGTATGAGCTTAATAAGCTTTGGTAGTTCTTGCAGTTATCAAATAGGTGCGACATTATCTATTTTTAGTGTAGCTGGAAAGTCATGGCTATTTATGCCGTACTTAATATTAGTACTTTTAGGTGGTATTTTACATAATAGAATTTGGCTGAAAAAGAATGAGCAACAACATAGTATTCCTATGCCTTATGATAGGAAACTGCATATGCCCAATTTACGTCAAATGGTGCTACAAATGTGGCAAAATGTTCAAATGTTTATCGCTCAAGCATTGCCCATTTTTATAACAATCTGTCTTATTGTTAGCATTTTATCACTAACGCCAATTTTGAATGTTGTATCACAAGTGTTTACACCTGTTTTATCGTTATTAGGGATTTCGTCAGAGTTGTCCCCAGGTATTTTATTTTCAATGATTCGAAAAGATGGCATGCTCTTGTTTAATATGCAACAAGGTTCCGTACTAAAGGAGCTAACAGTGATACAGTTGCTACTACTTGTATTTTTTAGTTCAACATTTACAGCATGTTCAGTCACGATGACGATGTTATTGAAACATTTAGGTGGTAAATCGGCACTTAAATTGATTGGAAAACAAATGGTGACATCATTAGTTTTGATCATTAGTATAGGACTAATTTCGAAAGTGATAATGACGGCCTTTTAA
- a CDS encoding DUF896 domain-containing protein: MKILDRINELANKEKVQPLTVAEKQEQHALRQDYLSMIRGQVLTTFSTMKVVDPLGQDVTPDKVYDLRQQYGHLQN; the protein is encoded by the coding sequence ATGAAAATTTTAGATAGAATTAATGAACTTGCAAATAAAGAAAAAGTACAGCCACTTACTGTAGCTGAAAAACAAGAACAACATGCTTTGAGACAAGACTATTTGAGCATGATTCGAGGTCAGGTATTAACAACATTTTCTACAATGAAAGTCGTTGATCCACTTGGTCAAGACGTTACACCTGATAAAGTCTACGATTTACGTCAGCAATATGGTCATCTTCAAAACTAA
- a CDS encoding PTS transporter subunit IIC: MTSIKTITPKDFIFRVLSGVAIGIVAGLVPNAILGEIFKYFMDYHPIFKTLLGVVVAIQFTVPALIGALIAMKFDLSPLAIAVVSSAAYVGSGAAQFKNGAWVIAGIGDLINTMITAAIAVLFILLIQHRVGSMALIVFPTVVGGISGAIGVLILPYTRMITTGIGNMVNGFTELQPIIMSILISMVFSLIIISPLSTVAIAFAIGITGLAAGSASIGISATEAVLIIGTSKVNRLGVPLSVFFGGVKMMIPNIVKYPILMLPILTTAIVSGLVSAIVGIYGTKESAGFGFIGMVGPINAFKFMHVDSAWLSVLLIVVAFFVVPFLTAWVADIIYRKVFRLYTNDIFKFMG, encoded by the coding sequence ATGACATCAATTAAAACAATTACACCAAAAGATTTTATATTTAGAGTTTTATCGGGTGTCGCCATAGGTATTGTGGCAGGCTTAGTTCCTAATGCAATACTTGGAGAAATTTTTAAGTATTTTATGGATTATCATCCAATTTTTAAAACATTGCTTGGAGTTGTAGTAGCAATTCAATTTACTGTACCAGCTTTGATTGGTGCATTAATTGCAATGAAATTTGATTTGTCGCCGTTAGCAATTGCAGTTGTATCCAGTGCTGCATATGTAGGAAGCGGAGCAGCTCAATTTAAAAATGGTGCTTGGGTCATTGCTGGTATAGGTGACCTAATAAATACGATGATTACGGCAGCTATAGCTGTATTATTTATTTTGTTAATCCAACATCGTGTTGGTAGTATGGCATTAATTGTTTTCCCAACAGTAGTTGGAGGGATTTCAGGAGCCATAGGTGTTCTAATATTGCCATATACTAGAATGATTACGACAGGCATTGGTAATATGGTAAATGGATTTACAGAATTACAACCAATTATTATGAGTATTTTAATTTCAATGGTATTTAGTCTTATTATTATTTCACCGTTATCGACAGTGGCAATAGCTTTTGCAATAGGTATTACAGGGCTAGCTGCTGGTTCTGCTTCAATTGGAATTTCAGCAACTGAAGCGGTCTTAATTATTGGTACTAGTAAAGTAAATCGACTGGGCGTACCTCTATCTGTATTTTTCGGTGGCGTTAAAATGATGATACCCAATATTGTAAAATATCCGATTTTAATGTTGCCTATATTAACGACTGCAATTGTATCAGGATTGGTTTCCGCAATAGTTGGTATTTATGGAACGAAAGAGTCTGCTGGATTTGGTTTCATAGGTATGGTTGGGCCAATCAATGCGTTTAAATTCATGCACGTTGATTCAGCGTGGTTAAGTGTATTGCTCATTGTAGTTGCATTCTTTGTAGTACCATTCCTTACAGCATGGGTTGCGGATATCATTTATAGAAAAGTATTTCGTCTATATACAAATGATATTTTCAAATTTATGGGATAA
- a CDS encoding TetR/AcrR family transcriptional regulator produces MMENKSIDPRIIRTKQLLVDAFQKVSREKKLSQITVKDITDIATVNRATFYAHFTDKEDILDYTLSVTILKDLNDNLNISNVINEKVLRNIFISIASYMKDVEKSCELNSEAFCHKAHQRINNELEDIFAIMLENSYPDHQRDIIVNSASFLAAGVSGLALHWLNTSQDSADVFIDKNLPFLIHHIAHF; encoded by the coding sequence ATGATGGAAAATAAATCAATAGATCCAAGAATTATAAGAACAAAACAATTACTAGTAGATGCTTTTCAAAAAGTTTCTCGAGAAAAAAAGTTGTCACAAATTACCGTCAAAGATATCACTGATATCGCAACAGTCAATCGTGCAACATTTTATGCTCACTTTACCGATAAAGAAGATATTTTAGATTACACATTATCTGTAACTATTTTAAAAGACCTCAATGATAACTTGAACATTTCAAATGTTATTAATGAAAAGGTACTACGCAATATTTTTATTTCGATTGCCAGTTATATGAAAGATGTTGAAAAGTCATGTGAGTTAAATAGTGAAGCATTTTGCCATAAAGCACACCAACGTATCAATAATGAGTTAGAAGATATTTTTGCCATCATGTTAGAAAACAGCTATCCAGATCACCAAAGAGATATCATTGTAAATAGCGCAAGTTTCTTAGCAGCTGGTGTATCTGGTTTAGCTTTACATTGGTTAAATACAAGCCAAGATTCAGCAGACGTTTTTATTGATAAAAACCTTCCATTTTTAATACATCATATTGCTCATTTTTAA
- a CDS encoding alpha/beta hydrolase, whose translation MDTLELQGAKLRYYRVGQGPVLILIPGANGTGDIFMPLAERLKNHFTVVAVDRRDYGESELTEPLPDSAAKPDSDYRVKRDAQDIAELAKSLSDEPVYVLGSSSGSIVAMHVLKDYPEVIKKIAFHEPPINTFLPDSTYWKDKNDEIVHQILTAGLEKGMKTFGETLNIAPIDAKMMSQPADTEEGRKEQYKRTMFWSEFEIRQYTHSDITLDDFKKYSDKITLLNGTNSKGSFPQDVNFYINKETGIPIVDIPGGHLGYIQKPEGFADVLLKMWG comes from the coding sequence ATGGATACTTTAGAATTACAAGGTGCTAAATTGAGATACTATCGAGTTGGACAAGGTCCCGTACTGATTCTTATACCGGGCGCAAATGGTACAGGTGACATTTTCATGCCACTTGCTGAACGTTTAAAAAATCATTTTACCGTTGTCGCAGTAGATCGTCGTGATTATGGCGAAAGTGAATTAACTGAACCGCTTCCTGATTCAGCAGCAAAACCTGATAGTGATTATCGTGTTAAACGTGATGCACAAGACATTGCTGAACTTGCAAAGTCATTAAGTGATGAACCTGTATATGTATTAGGCTCAAGTTCAGGTTCTATTGTTGCTATGCATGTATTAAAAGATTATCCTGAAGTCATTAAAAAAATTGCTTTCCACGAACCACCTATCAATACATTTTTACCGGATAGTACTTATTGGAAAGATAAAAATGATGAAATTGTTCATCAAATTTTGACAGCAGGATTAGAAAAAGGCATGAAAACTTTTGGTGAAACTTTAAACATTGCACCGATTGACGCAAAAATGATGTCTCAACCTGCCGACACAGAAGAAGGACGAAAAGAACAATATAAACGTACAATGTTCTGGTCAGAATTTGAAATTCGTCAGTACACTCATTCTGACATTACGTTAGATGATTTCAAAAAATATAGCGATAAAATCACGTTACTGAATGGCACAAATTCAAAAGGATCATTCCCTCAAGATGTTAACTTCTATATCAATAAAGAAACTGGAATACCTATTGTAGATATCCCAGGCGGTCATTTAGGTTATATTCAAAAACCTGAAGGCTTCGCTGATGTATTGTTAAAAATGTGGGGATAA
- a CDS encoding SDR family NAD(P)-dependent oxidoreductase: protein MTKIVLITGGNKGLGYESAKALKALGYKVYIGSRNDERGQQASQKLGVHYVQLDVTSDYSVKNAYNMIAEKEGRLDILINNAGISGQFSAPSELTPRDVEDVYQTNVFGIVRMMNTFIPLLEKSEQPVVVNVSSGLGSFGMVTNPETAEYKVNSLAYCSSKSAVTMLTLQYAKGLPNMQINAADPGATNTDLVGDFSNNAKHVSEGIKPIIKLATIDENGPTGTFINGNGEMPW, encoded by the coding sequence ATGACTAAAATTGTATTAATTACAGGTGGAAATAAAGGTTTAGGATATGAAAGTGCTAAAGCCCTCAAAGCGTTGGGTTATAAAGTATACATCGGTTCACGTAACGATGAACGTGGGCAACAAGCTTCCCAAAAGCTCGGTGTACATTACGTACAACTTGATGTTACAAGTGATTATTCAGTTAAAAATGCTTATAACATGATTGCCGAAAAAGAAGGTCGTCTTGATATTTTGATTAATAACGCGGGCATTTCTGGTCAATTTTCAGCACCTTCAGAATTAACACCCCGTGACGTTGAAGACGTATATCAAACAAATGTATTTGGTATCGTTCGAATGATGAATACGTTTATTCCGCTATTAGAAAAATCCGAACAACCTGTTGTTGTTAATGTATCAAGTGGTTTAGGTTCATTTGGAATGGTTACTAACCCAGAAACAGCTGAATATAAAGTTAATTCATTAGCTTATTGCTCATCAAAATCAGCAGTAACAATGTTGACTTTACAATATGCCAAAGGGTTACCGAATATGCAGATTAATGCTGCAGATCCAGGTGCTACAAATACTGATTTGGTTGGTGATTTCAGTAATAATGCTAAACATGTTTCGGAAGGTATTAAACCTATCATTAAATTAGCAACTATTGATGAAAATGGCCCAACTGGCACATTTATTAATGGTAATGGCGAAATGCCTTGGTAG
- a CDS encoding DUF2316 family protein, with product MSLNKEQRRTTQEELEAHFKVSTLTVQDIAIKLDTTPDKVEKALQMKAPLGVFSNQLQSFIHLVWDVRDVINNNIEENGQTPEPYTYLKGEKEDYWFLR from the coding sequence TTGTCATTAAATAAAGAGCAACGTCGCACAACACAAGAAGAATTAGAAGCACATTTTAAAGTTTCAACATTAACTGTTCAAGACATAGCAATAAAGTTAGATACTACACCTGATAAAGTGGAAAAAGCATTGCAAATGAAAGCACCATTGGGTGTTTTTAGTAATCAATTACAAAGTTTTATTCATTTAGTATGGGATGTTAGAGATGTGATTAATAACAACATTGAGGAAAATGGACAAACGCCAGAACCGTATACGTATTTAAAAGGCGAAAAAGAAGATTATTGGTTCTTAAGATAA
- a CDS encoding GNAT family N-acetyltransferase: MIINVIEYNRSYHEELIGFILSIQKNEFNINIDRNDQPDLENIEQNYLNNGGQFWLAINDQQKIIGTIGLIKLDNNKSALKKMFVDENYRNLKVGKKLLDIVVTTCKENNIDGIYLGTIDKFISAQYFYSKNGFREINQKDLPSSFPKLDVDNRFYYRNLIG; this comes from the coding sequence ATGATTATAAATGTAATTGAATATAATAGGTCATATCATGAAGAGTTAATTGGATTTATTTTGTCGATTCAAAAAAATGAATTTAATATTAATATTGATAGAAATGATCAACCTGATCTTGAAAACATCGAACAGAATTATTTGAATAATGGTGGGCAATTTTGGCTTGCAATAAATGATCAACAAAAAATTATTGGTACTATAGGTTTGATTAAGTTAGATAATAATAAGTCCGCACTTAAAAAGATGTTTGTTGATGAAAATTACAGAAATCTAAAAGTGGGAAAGAAACTTTTAGATATAGTTGTAACAACATGTAAAGAAAATAATATTGATGGGATTTATTTAGGTACAATTGATAAATTTATTAGTGCTCAGTATTTTTATTCTAAAAATGGCTTCCGTGAAATTAATCAAAAAGATTTACCAAGTAGTTTTCCAAAATTAGATGTAGATAATAGATTTTATTACAGAAATTTAATAGGTTAA
- the isaA gene encoding lytic transglycosylase IsaA produces the protein MKKTIMASSLAVALGVTGYAASTGHEAHAAEVNVDQAHLVDLAHNHQDQLNAAPIKDGAYDIHFVKDGFQYNFTSNGTTWSWSYEAANGQTAGFSNVAGADYTTSYNQGSDVQSVSYNAQSSNSNVAAVSAPTYHNYSTSTTSSSVRLSNGNTAGATGSSAAQIMAQRTGVSASTWAAIIARESNGQVNAYNPSGASGLFQTMPGWGPTGTVDQQINAAVKAYNAQGLSAWGF, from the coding sequence ATGAAAAAGACAATTATGGCATCATCATTAGCAGTGGCATTAGGTGTAACAGGTTACGCAGCAAGCACAGGACATGAAGCACACGCTGCTGAAGTAAACGTTGATCAAGCACACTTAGTTGACTTAGCACACAATCATCAAGATCAATTAAATGCAGCTCCAATCAAAGATGGTGCATATGACATCCACTTTGTAAAAGATGGTTTCCAATACAACTTCACTTCAAATGGTACTACATGGTCATGGAGCTATGAAGCAGCTAATGGTCAAACTGCTGGTTTCTCAAACGTTGCAGGTGCAGACTACACTACTTCATACAACCAAGGTTCAGATGTACAATCAGTAAGCTACAATGCGCAATCAAGTAACTCAAATGTTGCAGCTGTTTCAGCGCCAACTTACCATAACTACAGCACTTCAACTACTTCAAGTTCAGTGAGATTAAGCAATGGTAATACTGCAGGTGCTACTGGTTCATCAGCAGCTCAAATCATGGCTCAACGTACTGGTGTTTCAGCTTCTACATGGGCTGCAATCATCGCTCGTGAATCAAATGGTCAAGTAAATGCTTACAACCCATCAGGTGCTTCAGGTTTATTCCAAACTATGCCAGGTTGGGGTCCAACAGGAACTGTTGATCAACAAATCAACGCAGCTGTTAAAGCATACAACGCTCAAGGTTTAAGCGCTTGGGGATTCTAA
- a CDS encoding VOC family protein, with product MIQSMWFNLHVQDLEKSEQFYRSLGFEINKNPQMLDKMVGIQIGQTTVILIENNHFEKVSQQSVDVKPNEVMISLGVKTNEEVNRLVNKVKEAGGTVVQEPTVSQGFYGAMFKDLDGHHFNFLVC from the coding sequence ATGATTCAATCAATGTGGTTCAATTTACATGTCCAAGATTTAGAGAAGAGTGAACAATTTTATAGGTCATTAGGTTTTGAAATTAATAAAAATCCACAAATGTTAGACAAAATGGTTGGTATTCAAATAGGTCAAACAACAGTGATTTTAATTGAAAATAATCATTTTGAAAAGGTGAGCCAACAAAGTGTTGATGTGAAACCAAATGAAGTTATGATTTCGCTAGGTGTGAAAACGAATGAAGAAGTAAATCGTTTAGTAAATAAAGTGAAAGAAGCAGGTGGTACTGTTGTTCAAGAACCAACTGTAAGTCAAGGTTTTTATGGAGCGATGTTCAAAGATCTTGATGGTCATCATTTTAACTTTTTAGTCTGTTAA
- a CDS encoding amidohydrolase family protein produces the protein MKSITFEEHYVIQDIQNETMNANTADPNGVPMKVMLDGLEKKTGFTNADELSNHDKRIQFMDNQDVQIQVLSYGNGSPSNLVGQQAIELCKKANNQLADYISQYPDRFLGFATLPINEPEAAAQEFERCVNELGFKGALIMGRTQDGFLDQDKYDVIFKTAEALEVPIYLHPAPVNSDIYQSYYKGNYPEVTAATFACFGYGWHIDVGIHAIHLVLSGIFDRHPKLNIIIGHWGEFIPFFLERMDEALLADHLNHPISYYFKNNFYITPSGMLTKPQFDLVKKEVGIDRILYAADYPYIEPEKLGVFLDELGLTDEEKEKISYRNGAKLLGL, from the coding sequence ATGAAAAGTATCACTTTTGAAGAACATTACGTCATCCAGGATATTCAAAATGAAACAATGAATGCAAACACAGCAGACCCTAACGGCGTACCTATGAAAGTAATGTTAGATGGACTCGAGAAAAAAACTGGCTTTACAAATGCTGATGAGTTATCCAATCATGATAAACGTATTCAGTTCATGGATAACCAAGATGTTCAAATCCAAGTTTTATCATACGGGAATGGTTCACCTTCTAATTTAGTCGGACAACAAGCCATCGAACTATGTAAAAAAGCTAACAATCAATTAGCTGATTATATTTCACAATATCCTGATCGATTCCTGGGCTTTGCAACATTACCTATCAACGAGCCTGAAGCTGCAGCTCAAGAATTCGAACGCTGTGTAAATGAGTTAGGATTTAAAGGTGCGCTCATTATGGGACGTACACAAGACGGTTTTCTTGATCAAGACAAATATGATGTTATCTTCAAAACAGCTGAAGCTTTAGAGGTACCAATTTATTTACACCCTGCACCCGTCAATAGTGATATTTATCAATCTTATTATAAAGGTAATTATCCTGAAGTAACTGCTGCAACATTTGCTTGTTTTGGCTATGGGTGGCATATTGATGTTGGCATCCACGCAATACATTTAGTATTATCTGGTATTTTTGACCGTCACCCTAAATTAAATATCATCATTGGACATTGGGGAGAATTTATCCCATTCTTCCTAGAGCGCATGGATGAGGCTTTACTTGCTGATCACTTAAATCACCCTATCAGCTATTATTTTAAAAATAACTTTTATATTACACCGAGTGGTATGTTAACGAAACCGCAATTTGATCTAGTTAAAAAAGAAGTAGGTATTGATAGAATACTTTATGCCGCTGATTATCCATATATTGAACCTGAAAAACTCGGTGTCTTTTTAGATGAACTTGGTTTAACTGATGAAGAAAAAGAGAAAATTAGTTATAGAAATGGCGCTAAGTTATTAGGCTTATAA
- a CDS encoding CobW family GTP-binding protein, translated as MKIVIIGGFLGSGKTTVLNHLLTESLKESLKPAVIMNEFGEMSVDGALVSEDVPLSELTEGCICCAMKADVSEQLHQLYLEEQPDIVFIECSGIAEPVSVLDACLTPILAPFTIISHMIGVVDASMYKHIKAFPKDIQGLFYEQLAYCSVVFVNKIDSAHVDTTSKLLKDLEVINPDADIQVGMDGRVALPIASQQMPAYALSKHESLHKTMNHQFIQSPVRCTKSEFIKRLACLPSHIYRLKGFMTFEDTKQTYLIQYTQGQYELIPMAFSKKVPEYLVLIGRGIAKADYQCLEQ; from the coding sequence ATGAAAATAGTCATTATAGGTGGTTTTTTAGGGAGTGGTAAAACGACAGTGCTAAATCATTTACTCACTGAATCATTGAAGGAATCGCTGAAACCAGCAGTTATCATGAATGAATTTGGGGAAATGAGTGTTGATGGTGCATTAGTATCTGAAGACGTACCATTAAGTGAACTGACAGAGGGCTGCATATGTTGTGCGATGAAAGCAGATGTATCAGAACAGTTACATCAATTATATCTAGAAGAACAACCAGATATTGTATTTATTGAATGTAGTGGGATTGCAGAGCCTGTATCCGTTTTAGATGCGTGTTTAACACCCATATTAGCTCCATTTACAATAATTTCACATATGATTGGTGTGGTTGACGCAAGTATGTATAAACATATAAAAGCATTCCCCAAAGACATCCAAGGCCTATTTTATGAGCAATTAGCATACTGCTCTGTAGTGTTTGTAAATAAAATAGATTCAGCACATGTTGATACAACGAGTAAACTTTTAAAAGACTTAGAAGTTATTAATCCAGATGCAGATATACAAGTTGGTATGGACGGTAGAGTCGCTTTGCCAATAGCATCACAACAAATGCCGGCATATGCTTTAAGTAAGCATGAATCATTACATAAAACAATGAATCATCAATTTATTCAATCACCAGTTAGGTGTACAAAATCGGAATTTATAAAACGTTTAGCATGCCTTCCGTCTCATATTTATAGGTTGAAAGGATTTATGACATTCGAAGATACTAAACAAACATACCTCATTCAATATACTCAAGGACAATACGAATTAATACCTATGGCATTTTCGAAAAAAGTGCCAGAGTATTTAGTCCTTATAGGAAGAGGTATTGCGAAGGCAGACTATCAATGTTTAGAACAGTAG
- a CDS encoding TetR/AcrR family transcriptional regulator has product MRKDAQENRQRIEELAHKLFSEEGVENISMNRIAKELGIGMGTLYRHFKDKSDLCFYVIQRDLDVFMKQFKQLKNTYHSKYEVMKASLDMLLQFKMDNKALLHCIEAGNNKLRFYQSAFYQQLFNFYHELLKSDDAKFSRFKTDMLLQSLSTREFGFQIEYRHISIEMYRNYLLNIYLDEVERND; this is encoded by the coding sequence ATGCGCAAAGACGCTCAAGAAAACAGACAACGAATTGAAGAATTAGCACATAAGCTTTTTAGCGAAGAGGGTGTCGAAAATATTAGTATGAATCGAATAGCCAAAGAATTAGGTATAGGCATGGGAACACTCTATCGACATTTCAAAGATAAAAGTGATTTATGCTTTTACGTTATTCAAAGAGATCTCGATGTTTTTATGAAACAATTTAAACAACTTAAAAATACCTACCATTCTAAATATGAGGTTATGAAAGCATCTCTTGATATGCTCTTGCAATTTAAAATGGACAATAAAGCATTGTTACATTGTATAGAGGCTGGAAACAATAAATTACGTTTTTACCAAAGTGCATTTTATCAACAATTATTCAATTTTTATCATGAATTACTTAAGAGTGATGATGCCAAATTTTCAAGATTCAAAACAGATATGCTATTACAATCCTTATCAACACGCGAATTTGGATTCCAAATAGAATATCGTCATATTTCAATTGAAATGTATCGAAATTATTTATTAAACATATACTTAGATGAGGTGGAACGTAATGACTAA
- a CDS encoding NmrA/HSCARG family protein codes for MKEILVIGATGKQGNAVVKQLLENGWHVCALTRNKNNHKLSEIEHPHLTIVEGDLSNRVSLKSAMKGKYGLYSIQPIIKDDIDEELRQGTMLIEVAEEEKIQHIVYSTAGGVNRNRTGPHFETLAEIENRLMASNVNATIIKPSFFMDNFLRIANVEDDHITLPEFIQPNIKFTMISAKDIAKIAAYLFEHPNQFNHKSLEIGSDELTLTEVAKIFSEVTGKPTVIEGEFVSGTAERQWLEEKGYEVDFELMSEINPTKLSLNTWLKEQSL; via the coding sequence ATGAAAGAAATATTAGTCATAGGTGCTACAGGTAAACAAGGTAATGCCGTTGTGAAACAGTTGTTAGAGAATGGTTGGCATGTATGTGCATTAACAAGAAATAAGAATAATCATAAACTTTCAGAAATAGAACATCCTCACTTAACAATTGTTGAAGGTGATTTAAGCAATCGCGTTAGTTTGAAGTCTGCAATGAAGGGAAAATACGGGCTATACAGTATTCAACCAATCATTAAAGATGATATTGATGAAGAACTAAGACAAGGCACAATGTTAATTGAGGTGGCAGAAGAAGAAAAGATACAACATATTGTTTATAGTACTGCGGGTGGAGTTAATCGTAATCGAACAGGACCACATTTTGAAACGTTAGCAGAAATAGAAAATAGATTAATGGCTTCAAACGTAAATGCTACAATTATTAAACCATCATTTTTCATGGATAATTTTTTACGAATTGCAAATGTTGAAGATGACCATATAACATTACCAGAATTCATTCAACCGAATATTAAGTTTACTATGATTTCTGCTAAAGATATTGCTAAAATTGCTGCATATTTATTTGAACATCCAAATCAATTTAACCATAAATCATTAGAAATCGGTTCAGATGAACTGACATTAACTGAAGTGGCAAAGATTTTTAGTGAGGTAACGGGCAAACCAACCGTTATTGAAGGTGAATTTGTTAGTGGTACTGCAGAAAGACAATGGTTAGAAGAAAAAGGATATGAGGTAGATTTTGAATTAATGTCTGAAATCAATCCTACTAAATTATCTTTAAATACATGGCTTAAAGAACAAAGTTTATAA